TGCTCCCACCCacccaggacatcactggggccgtGCTCCCACCCacccaggacatcactggggccgtGCTCCCACCCacccaggacatcactgggaccgtgctcccacccacccaggacatcactggggccgtGCTCCCACCCACCCAGGACATCTAGTTATAACGATGCCTGAGGAAAGCACACAGCATCATCAAGGACTCCACACatcccagccacgagctgttctctcccttaccgtcGGACAGACAGTATCGGAGCAAGatgtctgataccaacaggctcagagacagtttctatctacaagccatcagactgccgAACACTTGAGCTGGaaatacacagacatacacacacatacacattcacgctacacacacacatacacattcatgctacacacacacatacacattcatgctacacacacatcacccatgctgctaccagactctgcCACTTCATTTACATATAGTTTATGACTAAAGAAGTCCTTTGGGAGACCAGTACGGAGCCTATGAAGTTGTGCCGGGTTTCATCATTCATTCTAGACCGTATCTAAAGTGCTTTGATGAACTCAAGCCAAAGGATGTGGCCTGTGGCCcccatctgtctctgtgtatgAATATTTACCAAACAGTGGAAAAGACATGTCTTCACCATGTGCCAGTTCCACCAGCGTTGCTGTTTTTCTCTGTGTTATCTGGCCAGAGTGAGGCTGagtccaaatgacaccctataaaGCGCGCttgcttgtagtcctaaaaaaaaTGGAAATGAGTTCCCTCTGGTTTGTTTAGCCATTCCTATGGGGAAAAGGAATGAGAAAATAATGGGGTTTTGGGATAAACTTAGAAAATCaagtctgaggttaacacaggcttaggaaaTCTTAtaagttttgttctatgagacaATATCAGTCATATAACATGATCTTTATGGACAATGAAGtctttttgtgattttttttaatgacaaAAATGCCTCAAAATTCACAAGAAGTgatgttagctgatgaagataatctcataaaaaaaaacatataagaTCTCATTTTTGGCGTTTATCCCAAAAAACCCACATAGACTTTGTCCAATGAACCATGGgggagttagtgcctacaaaaaggaGTTGGTGCCTACAAAAAGGAGTTGGTGCCTACAAAAAGGAGTTGGTGCCTACAAAAAGGAGTTGGTGCCTACAAAAAGGAGTTGGTGCCTACAAAAGAGCCATTAGTATTGCTCTCGTTTCACtgtacagggctctggtcaaaagaagcacACTCTGTATGGAATACAGTAAGATTTGGGATGCAGAAGATTTTTTGTTAAATGAACAGGACATGTTGATTATGTGTGACAAAGGAATTAACGTTTTTCTTATTTTTGgggtattttacccccttttttctctccaattttgatctggtctcatcgctgcaactccccaacgggctcgggaggcgaaggtcgagtcatgcgtcctccgaaacatgacccgccaaatcacgcttcttaacacccgcccgctcaactcggaagccagccgcaccaatgtgtcggaggaaacaccgttcacctgacggaccgaggtcagcctgcaggcgcccggcccgccacaaggagttgctagagcatgaagagccaagtaaagcccccccggccaaatcctcccctaacccggacaacgctgggccagttgtgcgctgccctatgggaatcCCGATCACTGGTTGtcatacagcccgggatcgaacccggctctatagtgactcctctagctctgtgaagcagtgccttagaccgctgttccactcaggtctgtagtgactcctctagctctgtgatgcagtgtcttagaccgctgttccactcaggtctgtagtgactcctctagctctgtgatgcagtgtcttagaccgctgttccactcaggtctgtagtgactcctctagctctgtgatgcagtgtcttagaccgctgttccattcaggtctgtagtgactcctctagcactgagatgcagtgtcttagaccgctgttccactcaggtctgtagtgactcctctagctctgcgatgcagtgtcttagaccgctgttccactcaggtctgtagtgactcctctagctctgtgatgcagtgtcttagaccgctgttccactcaggtctgtagtgactcctctagcactgagatgcagtgccttagaccgctgttccactcaggtctgtagtgactcctctagctctgtgatgcagtgtcttagaccgctgttccactcaggtctgtagtgactcctctagctctgagatgcagtgtcttagaccgctgttccactcaggtctgtagtgactcctctagcactgagatgcagtgtcttagaccgctgttccactcaggtctgtagtgactcctctagctctgtgatgcagtgtcttagaccgctgttccactcaggtctgtagtgactcctctagctctgtgatgcagtgtctgGAGGCCCAAGGAATCAACGTTTTAAAGATTTACTTAACTTTCATGTGTTTTGAGTGTTATCAGATCATCTTGGTACTAGAGACAATAggttttaaaataattgttgcttAGCAGCTTAATTGCAGCTAAAACGTTTTAAGCTGTTTCACCTTGTTTATGGTCATGTGTGCACTCAAGTAGAACATCACGTGAGAGAGTGTTTTCCCCGGGTTTTGTTTGTACCTTTACAATTTACAAGCTCGCCAACGACATGAAAGGTTTGGAATGGTTTGTTAAAAATAGTTATCTAATTTTAATGATTTTCTGTGAAgattaaaatgaaaaaaaaagtgCAGTGATGCAAAACATGGTAATAAATCTGTTAATCTCCAAAGGAATAAAAACATTAACGAAATACCTTTAATATCTCCctcttaaataaaacatttttaacaaAGAGTTTCAACAGGGGAACATTTGGTTGTGTCACATATCAAAAACCCAAGAAGCTGTTTTTACAGTAGAACAATAGAGCAACAAAGTATCCGCAGTATGAAAGTGAGAACAGAACCTATGATCATCGTCTCTACGAGGATAAGGAGTCCATTGCTTACAGGATACAGTGCAGCTTCGGCAGTGTCAAGTCCAAGTTTATTTAAATTGCATTTAACATGGGTCACAACACACTTTACATTAAAAAGAGAAACAAAACAAAGTAGTAAGaaggggagggtgggagggaaagGGAATGAGGAGGTGAACAATATCAACAACAGTATAAAAACTATATAGGAAGCAGAAGCCACGTTAGTAGTCTCTTCTATTAACCTGCTTTTCTTCCACAGTGTTCCGATAGGGTGCTGGACCGAGTCGCACCATGAAGACCCAGAAGGCCGGGGCCCCCGGGGACCCAACGCCAAGCTCTCCTTCCCCACGCCAACGGATGTCTGGTTTCAGCCTGCGGGGCCGGAAGAAGAAGGAGGGCCTGATCCAAGGCAAGCTGCGCATCCGCTCCATGCCAGGAGCCTTCCTAGTGCTGGGGGTCATCGTGGTGGTGGTGGGCACAGCTCTGGCAGTGGCTGGGTACTGGCCCTACCGGACCCACCGATCATCACAGCTCCTTGGACTTGGACAACAAGGCTCTGGTTCTGTGGACAGAGCAGCAGGAGGTAGAGGTAAGGGTGTCTCTGAGCCCCAGTCATCCGGTTGGAGCCTGGGGGCTAAGAGCCTCCTGACAACggccagtctgatccacagtgaGCGGATGAAGCTCCTGGGACCAGTCATCATGGGCGTGGGGCTGTTCATCGTCATCTGTGCCAACACGGTGCTGTACGAGAACCGCGACAGGGAGACCCAGATGCTGCTGGCCCAGATGCAGAGCGTCATCTGTTCGGTGTCGGCGGCCGTGCCCTCGGCCGACCTCTCAGACATGGCAGCAGCCAACGCTATGGCCAGACACTACCAGTGGGTGAGCAGTCTGCCTGCCACCCACCTTAACATCCTCTGTCTGCAGCAGCTGGCCAGCTCAGAGCCCCTGCTGCAGACAACCAGAGgcagcagggaggaggaggagagggctgaCTATATGTACCAGCAGGCCACCGTACAGACGGAGGCTCTACACCACCAGGAGTCAGCCTCCACcccttccctccactcctcccattCCAACTCCTGCAACTCCAGCAAGACGGACTTCAACACGCGGTggggcagtggtggtggtggtgagccAGGCGTAGGGGGCTCCTGCCCAGACCCTCAGCCCGCTCACCTCTTTAAGCTCAACAACTGTCTGGTGTCAGCCAGCTCCATGTCCACTCTGGGAGGGGACGACTGGTCGGAGGTCACAGCCATGCTGCCCAGGCGCTCCTACAGTCTTAGCTACAGGACTAACCCAGGCCCCCACGGGCCCCAGACTGTAATACGTCTACAGGAAGGGGCCATGCGACCCGGGGGACCTGGGGCGGACCCACAGATAGTGCAGTCCAAGCCCACGCGGAGGGAGCGCAGCTTGGACGTGTGTGTGAACATGGTTGGATGTGTGGAGACCCCGGAGCTCACTCCTGTACAGGAGCAGAAGCACCGCAGCTGGCCCCGGTTAGACCTGGGCTGTGCCCGCAGGTACCTGAAGCTGGACAATAAGGAGGACTCGGTGGACAGACTGCTAGACCAGTTGGAGCAGCAGTGTTCTCAGTGGGATAAGAGTTTCGGCTCAGGGCCTTTCCAGTGAGACCCAGTAAGGGCCCCGTATCTCAATAAGGCCTCATATCAGGGTCCTCTGTTTTTTAAAAGCAGCTTATAAAGAAAGATCCTCATGGATGCTGATATATCCACTACCAGGAGTAGGAGCTTTTCCCGTTGGATTATAATTGTGCACTGTTTTCACTGACTCCTGAAACTGAGAAAGGAGGCTATAACAGAAACCCTTCTAAGTACGACACTGAATTCCTCTCTACAGTGTCGAGCAGCTT
This genomic interval from Salmo salar chromosome ssa27, Ssal_v3.1, whole genome shotgun sequence contains the following:
- the LOC106589032 gene encoding transmembrane protein 200A, with the protein product MKTQKAGAPGDPTPSSPSPRQRMSGFSLRGRKKKEGLIQGKLRIRSMPGAFLVLGVIVVVVGTALAVAGYWPYRTHRSSQLLGLGQQGSGSVDRAAGGRGKGVSEPQSSGWSLGAKSLLTTASLIHSERMKLLGPVIMGVGLFIVICANTVLYENRDRETQMLLAQMQSVICSVSAAVPSADLSDMAAANAMARHYQWVSSLPATHLNILCLQQLASSEPLLQTTRGSREEEERADYMYQQATVQTEALHHQESASTPSLHSSHSNSCNSSKTDFNTRWGSGGGGEPGVGGSCPDPQPAHLFKLNNCLVSASSMSTLGGDDWSEVTAMLPRRSYSLSYRTNPGPHGPQTVIRLQEGAMRPGGPGADPQIVQSKPTRRERSLDVCVNMVGCVETPELTPVQEQKHRSWPRLDLGCARRYLKLDNKEDSVDRLLDQLEQQCSQWDKSFGSGPFQ